From Aspergillus fumigatus Af293 chromosome 5, whole genome shotgun sequence, a single genomic window includes:
- a CDS encoding putative nucleosome remodeling complex ATPase subunit (Snf2h): MHFNMGNSVSQASDTSRSSQSGSLSSALSTPRSWSISPPTSPNYSEGPESIGENNAGETRCAADTAIYASLDRERLEKTERQGRSRFFGIPCSTEPQLDLSAFSRKQDILQNILTRRITFLLSHEDIILPLLGGAKSFEKLANRNISAPGKIVEYEILGAQPRGLRAELKPYQLVGLSFLVYLCRNGVGGILADEMGLGKTLQTLSLFQFLKERDGGYSNRNSPFLVVCPLSIQETWLREIEKWAPSLRAVKYHGTFEQRDNVKKMVSAQKKPSILRVPTDIVDIVITTYETLISEINWFSRVFVWRGVVLDEGHRIKNSRSKRSLVLNRIKAEMKLVLSGTPIQNDLSELWSIFHWLYPEIFVQDTEKLFQEAFSVSDGKFDPAFLECIKNFLRLIMIRRTKDSPGVGLDIPPKTETVLSVPLSPAQRSLYMRILTGAEICQLPLDATTSHIQLDGLLSEQPAVGNTCSKTVNSMSEGSTETPGPGKYRITGNILMELRKCCIHPYLFADAIPSPYELGEHLIHQSGKFLVLKKLLQYYVTTETKVIVFSNFDQCLNLCEDLVMMLQGSNRAFEYARLDGRTTGPWRKVMVHLFQNDPRYKVFLVSIRAGGEGLNLTSSSVVVFLDEDWNPQVMRQAEARVHRIGQTRPVVIYKLRSAGTVEEQMSRRLVKKAYVADRVTENIPAHCPGNDYLEMLKAEEASMSQNSTDTFGLPSPVFMDQTFLSQQQIDTNELSQWDMSTILAKCSSTQKDGGLSPCLTVEQEQLWLEKADRVRTNFFNGVTIDTSGRHHTVYAEEESSNLLRSNRRIGKERTVMIDGYAVSKESLRASGEEPTSTNECASPTNKFTHQITCFICHKSNADNCGICPRAFHPACLESVIDEEHPSSGTLVCPHHYCWKCHKNASEAGRLLFCCRRCVRAFCDECFYWDTTTFVGANPAYEALGYFSKNAFYIDCLICRCDEKRKHAPETEGYPGKRRKVAGGKS; encoded by the exons ATGCATTTCAACATGGGCAATAGCGTCTCTCAAGCGTCAGATACCAGTCGAAGCTCGCAGTCTGGGTCTTTGTCTTCCGCATTGAGCACACCTCGATCATGGAGTATCTCGCCGCCGACATCACCCAACTATTCCGAGGGGCCGGAAAGCATTGGTGAAAATAACGCCGGTGAGACTCGTTGTGCTGCTGACACTGCAATCTATGCTTCGCTAGACCGAGAGCGTCTCGAAAAGACAGAGAGACAGGGCCGTTCTCGATTCTTCGGCATCCCCTGCTCAACAGAACCCCAGCTTGACCTATCCGCATTCAGCAGGAAACAGGACATTCTCCAGAACATCCTAACGAGGCGAATCACATTTCTGCTCTCGCACGAGGACATCATACTCCCTCTCCTTGGCGGCGCAAAGTCATTTGAGAAGTTGGCAAACAGAAACATTTCCGCACCTGGTAAGATAGTCGAATATGAAATTCTCGGTGCACAGCCCAGAGG TCTCAGAGCAGAGTTAAAGCCATACCAGCTTGTAGGTCTGTCTTTCTTGGTATATCTGTGCCGCAATGGCGTCGGTGGTATTCTTGCCGACGAAATGGGTCTAGGCAAGACGCTTCAGACTTTGAGCCTCTTCCAATTtttgaaagaaagagatggTGGATATTCAAACAGAAATTCGCCCTTTCTTGTCGTGTGTCCGCTAAGCATCCAGGAAACATGGTTGAGGGAAATCGAAAAGTGGGCTCCCAGCCTTCGAGCAGTGAAATACCATGGCACCTTCGAGCAACGGGACAAcgtgaagaagatggtgtcTGCCCAGAAAAAGCCCAGCATTCTCAGAGTTCCGACAGACATTGTGGACATTGTGATCACAACATACGAGACCTTGATCTCGGAGATCAACTGGTTCTCAAGGGTCTTCGTTTGGAGAGGCGTTGTCCTTGACGAGGGCCACAGGATTAAGAACAGTCGTTCGAAGAGATCGTTGGTCCTTAATCGCATCAAAGCAGAGATGAAGCTCGTGCTCTCCGG CACCCCGATACAGAATGACTTGAGCGAACTGTGGTCGATATTCCATTGGCTCTACCCTGAGATCTTTGTGCAAGACACCGAGAAGCTCTTTCAGGAGGCCTTCTCCGTTAGCGACGGAAAATTCGACCCTGCATTTCTTGAATGTATCAAAAATTTCCTAAGGCTGATCATGATCCGAAGAACCAAGGATTCGCCCGGAGTTGGATTAGATATTCCGCCAAAAACGGAAACTGTCCTTTCAGTGCCTCTATCGCCTGCACAGCGCTCTTTGTATATGAGAATCCTCACAGGTGCGGAGATCTGTCAGTTGCCCTTGGATGCGACTACCTCGCACATTCAACTAGATGGCCTCTTGTCTGAACAACCAGCTGTTGGCAACACATGTTCTAAGACAGTCAATTCAATGTCTGAGGGTTCTACAGAGACGCCTGGGCCTGGAAAGTACCGCATCACGGGAAATATTCTCATGGAGCTAAGAAAA TGCTGCATTCATCCTTATCTTTTTGCCGACGCGATTCCCAGTCCGTATGAATTGGGAGAGCACCTTATACATCAATCTGGCAAATTCTTAGTTCTGAAGAAGCTTCTTCAATATTACGTGACGACCGAGACGAAAGTCATTGTTTTCTCAAACTTTGATCAATGTCTCAACCTATGCGAGGACCTAGTCATGATGCTCCAAGGCAGCAACCGAGCCTTCGAATACGCCCGGCTCGACGGGAGAACCACTGGGCCATGGCGCAAGGTCATGGTGCACCTTTTCCAGAATGACCCGAGATACAAGGTTTTCCTGGTTTCGATTAGAGCGGGCGGGGAAGGGCTTAATTTGACCAGCTCCTCTGTGGTTGTATTCTTGGATGAGGATTGGAACCCTCAAGTGATGCGACAGGCCGAGGCACGAGTGCATCGAATTGGACAGACCCGGCCGGTCGTTATTTATAAGCTCCGTTCCGCAGGCACAGTCGAAGAGCAGATGAGCCGTCGGCTCGTCAAAAAAGCCTACGTCGCAGACAGAGTGACCGAGAACATACCCGCTCATTGCCCCGGGAATGATTACCTTGAGATGCTCAAGGCTGAAGAGGCGAGCATGTCTCAGAACTCGACGGATACATTTGGCTTGCCGTCGCCTGTTTTCATGGATCAGACGTTCTTGTCCCAGCAACAAATTGATACAAACGAATTGTCCCAGTGGGACATGAGCACCATTCTGGCCAAGTGTTCAAGTACCCAAAAGGACGGAGGGCTCTCCCCTTGTCTGACCGTTGAGCAAGAACAACTCTGGCTCGAGAAGGCCGACAGAGTCAGAACAAATTTTTTCAACGGGGTGACGATTGATACAAGCGGACGCCATCATACAGTAtatgctgaagaagagagcagCAATCTTCTCCGCTCTAATCGTCGCATTGGTAAGGAAAGGACGGTCATGATCGATGGCTATGCAGTGAGCAAGGAAAGCCTGAGGGCCTCTGGTGAAGAACCGACGTCCACTAATGAGTGTGCCTCACCCACAAACAAATTTACCCATCAAATA ACGTGCTTCATATGTCATAAGTCCAATGCGGACAACTGTGGCATATGCCCTCGCGCTTTTCACCCTGCTTGCCTTGAGAGCGTGATTGATGAAGAACATCCGAGTTCTGGAACTCTAGTTTGCCCCCATCATTATTGCTGGAAATGTCACAAGAATGCATCAGAAGCAGGACGCCTTTTGTTTTGCTGCAGGCGATGCGTGAGGGCATTCTGCGACGAATGCTTCTACTGGGACACCACCACCTTCGTCGGAGCCAACCCCGCGTATGAGGCGCTGGGGTACTTTTCCAAAAATGCCTTCTACATTGACTGTCTCATCTGCAGGTGCGACGAAAAACGCAAGCATGCACCAGAAACCGAAGGCTACCCGGGAAAGCGAAGGAAGGTGGCAGGAGGGAAAAGCTGA